In Flavivirga abyssicola, the following are encoded in one genomic region:
- a CDS encoding SpvB/TcaC N-terminal domain-containing protein yields the protein MENNLEERNTGKQNSTPNNVDLLSKENPTQSNAIEIPSISLPKGGGALKGIDEKFEVNPSNGTAGFSIPFPVSPGRNGFSPSINLSYNSGVGNSIFGIGWSIGLPSIKRKTDKELPKYQDTNSSEDTFVFSGIEDLVPFLEEGGTEAWKIKEYVDNGYKIKRYRPRIESGFSRIEKISHPDHGIYWKVTSGNNQVTFYGKSNNYKISNPIDEERIYEWLPEFSYDNKGNYTYYEYKTENLDNVPDTIYNKNRTSGLAPFTNRYLKRIKYGNQKPYYPDTEMPYDFEKPIDDLCAFELVLDYGEHDEDQPTLEEINTQKWKYRSDAFSSYRSGFEIRTNRLCNRVLMFHTFPELNAGTPTLVRSLDFEYLSSEALKEKTDRPAELTYLVSIVQKGYILKPDNTYSVKALPKMTFDYQWLNWNTETKTVSEDNLVNAPVGVSGNYQWVDLYSEGINGILTEQANALFYKSNLGEDKQGHVHFSQAKSIIPKPAFLGITEGILQLQDLEANGQKQVVVNAPGQQGYFELNDEEEWQPFKTFLKELRIDVRNPNVRMLDLNGDGRPDVVLSDQGAFTWWGNKGKIGYDNAELVPKSYNEESGPAIVFQDQKQSIFLADMTGDGLTDIVRIINGEICYWANMGYGRFSAKVTMENAPWFDAPELFNPQYLNLADISGTGVTDIIYLGKNKFSAYLNFSGNAWSDATFIDPFFSTEKPNKITVTDLLGNGTSCMVWSSELPGYKHAPMRYIDLMGGIKPHIMKSYENGFGKKVEVEYRSSTSYYLEDKRNGTPWITKLPFPVQCVSKSIITEEITKVRFATKYSYHHGYYDHGEREFRGFGSVEQLDSEYFEVFEKTGASNVVTKEHHQPPVLTKTWFHTGAFLDKKKILTQFKKEYWYEIFKEKGFDVEPIEYELPDATLSVAENITNLDVDSLEVEECIEALRACKGMVLRRETFALDAEDENDLEQIKKQLTPYNVTTHNCDIQLLQQKHQNKHAVYIVRESEAITYAYERNPEDPRIAHKLNIEIDEYGNIVESASVVYPRIQTEDLLKDAPTDSVAARNAKQHARNEQQKRWITYSVNDFTNDITTPQNYLLRKGWQNKTYEVTGMTPAEDIFTIDDFKNSLNSLPEIEYQKKPEEGIVQKRLIEHIKTKYYNDTLSAPLLDGQLGVFGVNYENYQLAYTPNLLQSIYTPTDYSQEFEVTESDMLEAKYYQEDTNWWVRSGTIQFFNIGETFEDIKERFLNPISYTNPFGTKTEVFYDPLFIFVNRTLDPLGNESQVLEFNYRTLSPTKMRDFNDNIASVIMNELGFVKAGAIEGKDTNNDKIGEEADNLIGIAEIADNAEQSLIDSFFEIAQVHDVCNYAELQSVAKDLLKSASSCMIYNFNQKPTVAASIIREQHALENLDSPIQISFEYSDGLGNVAMTKVQAEPGIAKKAIQLDNEEWDIEEVDTVNQLRWIGNGRTVLNNKGNPIKQYEPYFSVSPMHEDAAGLVETGVTPIIYYDAVGRSIKTEFPNGTFTKVEFDAWKYNSYDANDTVKNSDWYVARMTLADTNAEKKAALKTETHHETPSCVILDTLGRLVLTIDKNKYPNASDQIIEEQYYTYVDIDIEGNAHAIIDARGNIVMEYQYDLLGHRVAQKSMDAGKRWMFNNVLGSPVKLWDEHKHEFHYTYDILQRPLDKWARGGEGTVPMQVLYRKIVYGEGLPNDKQNNLRGNIAQTYDTAGKVISESYDFKGNRLASTRIFAQEYKNIPNWDVPNPDDLLEGAAYTFTSSAEYDALNRPVKQIQPDGSEHIPFFNAARFLERVDVKKGTSTNTYVQNINYDAKGQRTEITYGNDTKTDYTYDPDTFRLTTLKTSKKEGEPLQDLKYTYDPIGNIVEIKDQAIPTVFYNNQKITGRNEYTYDALYRLIVANGREQSTNMADFAAGDNWGDSHAKFNLATNDPMAMHGYVQRYRYDTVGNILQTKHIAGAHSWTRDYVYETKNNRIKSTEVGEYTLNYEHHPIHGYITKIPHLPLMQWNFKEELAATSKQVRTDGGTPETTYYVYDGSGRRVRKVTENAADEGNTPSLKNERIYLGNYEVYRDQNGLERETLHIMDDQTRIAMIDTETEPRMFLGLPVGRTTPVQTVRYNLSNHLGSSTLELDEHANVISYEEYHPFGTTAYQAQNSAIKAAAKRYRYTGMERDEETGLEYHKARYYIPWLGRWLNSDPLGMIDGANLYKYGRNNPIKLVDINGTESIDLGLYEVVEDMPESFFSFTGNRGDLEAVRHAIDEADEIRFHLDDIDEDRLLRQVENIADAVEEFGDDIDELERFLQRTDSFTAYEFYEVVGDQEVLDKVEFFEGGSRVPQERIDNLKSNFGDLVGDGGPRATRRSGGPGGGDGPGGGGSNGDGGGTRGGGTPGGDGSPPRGNGPGGSHASARATAPDAPDVPRTRVRTPGRAPKVKGGIIIGALIAGVVLLATGDVYAAGQSVNPAAETTDAVVEGGDAGDVALGILSDIWYATPPGMIHGLGNLNQAAMDASHFPAPEGWVEQQVEQGRNPFCALCHGPNAPARQQPGETSLFTDFDTFQTETDREALEAFVRSLESR from the coding sequence ATGGAAAATAATTTGGAGGAAAGAAATACCGGTAAACAAAACTCAACGCCGAATAATGTAGATCTGTTGTCAAAAGAAAACCCTACACAGTCTAATGCTATAGAAATACCTTCCATTTCACTCCCAAAAGGAGGAGGGGCACTAAAGGGGATAGATGAGAAATTTGAAGTGAATCCTTCAAATGGCACAGCAGGATTTAGTATTCCTTTTCCTGTTTCTCCTGGTAGAAATGGTTTTTCACCATCTATAAACTTAAGTTATAATTCAGGAGTAGGAAACAGTATATTCGGTATTGGGTGGAGTATTGGCTTACCATCAATAAAAAGAAAAACAGATAAGGAATTACCTAAATATCAAGACACAAATAGCTCAGAAGATACTTTTGTTTTTTCAGGAATAGAGGATTTAGTACCATTTTTAGAAGAAGGAGGTACAGAAGCATGGAAAATCAAGGAATACGTTGATAATGGTTATAAAATAAAAAGGTATCGTCCACGTATAGAAAGTGGTTTTTCAAGGATTGAAAAAATAAGTCATCCGGACCATGGTATATATTGGAAGGTGACATCTGGTAATAATCAGGTGACATTTTATGGTAAAAGCAATAATTACAAGATTTCAAATCCTATTGATGAGGAAAGAATTTATGAATGGTTACCTGAATTTTCGTATGATAATAAAGGTAATTATACATATTACGAATATAAAACAGAAAACCTTGACAATGTACCAGATACCATATATAATAAAAACAGAACTAGTGGTTTGGCTCCGTTTACAAATCGGTATCTTAAACGTATAAAATATGGAAATCAAAAACCATATTATCCAGATACGGAAATGCCATATGATTTTGAAAAACCAATAGATGATCTATGTGCATTCGAGTTGGTTTTAGATTATGGGGAGCATGACGAAGATCAGCCAACTCTGGAGGAAATTAATACGCAAAAATGGAAGTATCGCTCGGATGCATTTTCTTCCTATAGATCAGGTTTTGAAATACGAACAAACAGATTATGTAATCGGGTATTAATGTTTCACACCTTTCCAGAACTAAATGCGGGTACTCCCACGTTAGTACGCTCATTGGACTTTGAATATTTATCTTCAGAAGCATTAAAAGAAAAAACAGATAGACCTGCCGAACTTACCTACTTAGTTAGTATTGTCCAAAAAGGGTATATACTAAAACCAGACAATACGTATTCGGTTAAGGCACTGCCTAAAATGACTTTTGATTACCAGTGGCTTAATTGGAATACAGAGACTAAAACAGTTAGTGAAGACAATTTGGTGAATGCGCCTGTTGGGGTTTCAGGAAATTATCAATGGGTTGATTTATATAGCGAGGGGATTAATGGTATTCTAACCGAACAAGCCAATGCATTATTTTATAAAAGTAACTTAGGAGAAGATAAACAAGGACACGTACATTTTTCACAAGCAAAATCCATTATTCCAAAACCAGCATTTTTGGGTATTACAGAAGGGATCCTGCAATTACAAGATTTAGAAGCTAATGGACAAAAACAGGTTGTTGTAAATGCACCAGGGCAACAAGGTTATTTTGAATTAAACGATGAGGAAGAATGGCAGCCCTTTAAAACATTTTTAAAAGAATTACGCATAGATGTGCGTAATCCCAATGTCCGTATGCTAGATCTTAATGGTGATGGGAGACCAGATGTTGTTTTGAGCGATCAAGGTGCTTTTACATGGTGGGGAAATAAAGGGAAAATAGGTTACGATAATGCAGAGTTAGTTCCAAAATCATACAACGAAGAGTCAGGGCCAGCAATTGTGTTTCAAGACCAAAAGCAAAGCATTTTTTTAGCAGATATGACGGGCGATGGGCTTACTGATATTGTACGCATAATCAATGGAGAAATATGTTATTGGGCAAATATGGGGTATGGAAGATTTAGTGCCAAAGTCACTATGGAAAATGCTCCCTGGTTTGATGCTCCAGAGTTATTTAATCCTCAATATTTAAACCTAGCAGATATAAGCGGTACAGGTGTAACGGATATCATTTACCTCGGAAAAAATAAATTCAGTGCATATCTTAATTTTAGTGGAAATGCCTGGAGTGATGCGACATTTATAGATCCTTTTTTTTCGACCGAAAAACCTAATAAAATAACCGTTACCGATTTATTAGGAAATGGAACATCCTGTATGGTATGGTCTTCGGAATTGCCAGGATACAAGCATGCACCCATGCGATATATAGATCTTATGGGAGGCATAAAACCCCACATTATGAAAAGTTATGAAAACGGGTTTGGCAAAAAAGTAGAAGTAGAATATAGGAGTTCAACATCTTACTATTTAGAAGATAAGCGTAACGGAACACCCTGGATTACCAAATTACCATTTCCAGTACAATGTGTGAGTAAATCTATAATAACTGAAGAAATAACAAAGGTGCGTTTTGCCACAAAGTACTCGTACCATCATGGGTATTATGATCATGGAGAACGAGAATTTAGAGGGTTTGGAAGTGTTGAACAACTGGATAGTGAGTATTTTGAAGTATTTGAAAAAACTGGGGCTAGTAATGTTGTAACAAAAGAGCATCATCAGCCACCTGTACTTACAAAAACATGGTTTCATACAGGGGCCTTTTTGGATAAGAAAAAAATACTCACCCAGTTTAAGAAAGAATATTGGTACGAAATTTTTAAAGAAAAAGGATTTGATGTTGAACCCATAGAATATGAATTACCTGATGCGACGCTTTCAGTGGCAGAAAACATAACCAATTTGGATGTAGATTCGCTAGAGGTAGAAGAATGTATAGAAGCTCTAAGAGCCTGTAAGGGTATGGTACTTCGCAGAGAAACATTTGCTTTGGATGCAGAAGACGAGAATGATTTAGAACAGATAAAAAAACAGCTAACACCATATAATGTAACAACACATAATTGCGACATTCAGTTGTTACAGCAAAAGCACCAGAATAAGCATGCTGTTTATATTGTAAGAGAAAGTGAAGCCATTACTTATGCATACGAACGTAATCCAGAAGACCCTCGTATAGCCCATAAGCTAAATATAGAAATAGACGAATATGGAAATATTGTCGAATCTGCCTCTGTTGTATATCCTCGTATACAAACAGAAGACCTTCTTAAAGATGCCCCAACAGATTCGGTGGCCGCTCGAAATGCAAAGCAGCATGCTCGAAACGAACAGCAAAAACGATGGATAACATATTCAGTCAATGATTTTACAAATGATATCACCACTCCTCAAAATTATTTGCTAAGAAAAGGCTGGCAAAACAAAACATACGAAGTAACTGGTATGACGCCCGCCGAGGATATTTTTACCATTGATGATTTTAAGAACAGTTTAAATTCACTTCCAGAGATTGAATATCAAAAGAAACCAGAAGAGGGTATAGTCCAAAAAAGGCTTATAGAACATATAAAAACAAAATACTATAACGATACCCTATCTGCTCCCTTATTAGATGGACAATTAGGTGTTTTTGGAGTGAATTATGAAAACTATCAGTTGGCATATACTCCAAATCTTTTGCAAAGTATTTATACCCCAACGGACTACTCACAAGAATTTGAAGTTACCGAATCGGATATGCTTGAAGCTAAATATTATCAAGAGGATACTAATTGGTGGGTGAGGTCTGGAACGATTCAATTTTTTAATATTGGAGAAACGTTCGAAGATATTAAAGAACGCTTTCTTAATCCGATTTCTTACACAAACCCATTTGGTACAAAAACAGAAGTGTTTTATGATCCGTTATTCATATTTGTTAACAGAACATTAGACCCTTTAGGAAATGAAAGCCAGGTCTTAGAGTTTAATTATCGCACACTTTCGCCAACAAAAATGCGCGATTTTAATGATAATATCGCTTCAGTTATTATGAATGAACTGGGGTTTGTAAAAGCAGGGGCAATTGAAGGTAAAGACACAAATAATGATAAGATAGGAGAAGAGGCAGACAACCTTATTGGTATTGCTGAAATAGCAGACAATGCTGAACAATCTTTAATAGACAGCTTTTTTGAAATTGCTCAGGTACATGATGTTTGTAACTATGCAGAATTACAAAGTGTGGCGAAAGATTTATTGAAATCGGCGAGCAGTTGTATGATATACAATTTTAATCAAAAACCAACTGTAGCAGCAAGTATTATTAGAGAACAACACGCTTTGGAAAATCTGGATAGTCCTATACAAATAAGTTTTGAATATAGTGATGGTTTAGGAAATGTTGCTATGACCAAAGTACAGGCAGAACCCGGTATAGCTAAAAAGGCAATTCAGCTTGATAATGAAGAATGGGACATAGAAGAGGTAGATACCGTTAATCAGTTACGTTGGATAGGTAATGGACGAACCGTTTTAAATAATAAAGGAAATCCTATAAAACAATACGAGCCCTATTTTTCAGTATCTCCCATGCACGAAGATGCTGCAGGACTGGTTGAAACAGGCGTAACGCCAATAATATATTATGATGCTGTAGGGCGCTCCATAAAAACTGAATTTCCAAATGGAACTTTTACTAAAGTAGAATTTGATGCATGGAAATACAATTCTTATGATGCGAATGATACGGTTAAGAATAGTGATTGGTATGTAGCACGAATGACTTTAGCCGATACTAACGCAGAAAAAAAAGCAGCATTAAAAACCGAAACGCACCATGAAACACCCTCATGTGTCATTTTAGATACTTTAGGAAGGCTTGTTTTAACCATAGATAAGAATAAATATCCCAATGCAAGTGACCAAATAATAGAAGAACAATATTATACGTATGTAGACATTGATATTGAAGGTAATGCACATGCTATAATTGATGCTAGAGGTAATATCGTAATGGAATATCAATACGATCTTTTGGGACATAGAGTTGCACAAAAGAGTATGGATGCAGGGAAACGATGGATGTTTAATAATGTATTAGGTAGTCCAGTAAAACTGTGGGACGAACATAAACATGAGTTCCATTATACATATGACATATTACAGCGACCTTTAGATAAATGGGCAAGAGGAGGAGAAGGCACAGTTCCTATGCAAGTGCTGTACAGGAAAATAGTATATGGAGAAGGTCTACCTAATGATAAGCAAAACAATTTAAGAGGCAATATCGCACAAACCTATGATACTGCTGGTAAGGTGATTTCTGAAAGTTATGACTTTAAAGGAAACCGCTTAGCATCCACACGAATATTTGCACAAGAGTATAAAAATATACCTAATTGGGATGTCCCCAATCCGGATGACCTTCTTGAAGGAGCGGCCTATACCTTTACATCAAGCGCAGAATATGATGCCTTAAACCGTCCTGTAAAACAAATACAGCCAGATGGTAGCGAGCACATACCATTTTTTAATGCAGCAAGGTTTCTTGAAAGAGTTGATGTAAAAAAAGGAACTAGTACAAACACTTATGTTCAAAATATAAATTATGATGCTAAAGGACAACGTACAGAGATAACCTATGGCAATGACACAAAAACTGATTATACATATGATCCCGATACATTTAGACTTACCACACTAAAAACATCCAAAAAAGAAGGAGAACCGTTGCAAGATCTAAAATATACTTATGACCCAATTGGAAATATTGTAGAGATTAAAGATCAAGCCATCCCTACAGTATTTTATAATAACCAAAAAATCACTGGACGAAATGAATATACTTATGATGCTCTATACAGGCTTATAGTTGCCAATGGTAGAGAGCAAAGCACAAACATGGCAGATTTTGCTGCTGGTGATAATTGGGGCGATAGTCATGCAAAATTTAACCTTGCTACGAATGACCCTATGGCTATGCATGGGTACGTACAACGGTATAGATATGACACAGTAGGCAATATTTTGCAAACAAAACATATCGCAGGTGCACATTCCTGGACTCGGGATTATGTATACGAAACCAAAAATAATCGTATCAAAAGTACAGAAGTAGGCGAATATACTTTAAACTATGAGCACCATCCAATACATGGCTACATCACCAAAATACCACATCTACCTTTGATGCAGTGGAATTTTAAAGAAGAATTAGCCGCGACTTCCAAACAAGTACGTACCGATGGGGGTACTCCTGAAACCACATACTACGTATATGATGGTTCAGGACGTAGAGTTCGTAAGGTAACCGAGAATGCGGCTGATGAAGGCAATACACCTTCACTAAAAAACGAACGAATTTATTTAGGGAATTATGAAGTATACCGAGATCAAAATGGATTAGAACGTGAAACACTACATATCATGGACGATCAAACACGTATTGCCATGATTGATACGGAAACCGAACCTAGAATGTTCTTAGGTCTTCCAGTAGGCAGAACTACCCCTGTACAAACCGTACGGTACAACTTAAGTAATCATTTAGGGTCATCAACTCTGGAGCTCGACGAGCACGCGAATGTCATTAGTTATGAAGAATACCATCCCTTTGGTACTACAGCGTATCAGGCACAAAACTCAGCTATCAAAGCAGCCGCAAAGCGGTATCGCTATACAGGAATGGAACGTGATGAAGAAACGGGATTAGAATATCATAAGGCGCGATACTATATACCGTGGTTAGGTAGATGGCTAAACAGTGATCCGTTGGGAATGATTGATGGAGCCAACTTATATAAATATGGCAGGAATAACCCAATAAAGTTGGTTGATATCAACGGGACTGAAAGTATTGACTTAGGCTTATACGAAGTCGTAGAAGATATGCCGGAATCCTTCTTCTCTTTTACGGGTAATAGAGGTGATTTAGAAGCTGTGCGTCATGCAATTGATGAGGCCGATGAAATACGATTTCATTTGGATGATATAGATGAGGATAGACTTTTGCGTCAGGTTGAAAATATTGCTGACGCAGTAGAAGAATTTGGCGATGACATTGATGAATTAGAGCGATTTCTTCAACGTACCGATTCATTTACGGCTTATGAGTTCTATGAAGTAGTAGGAGATCAAGAGGTATTGGATAAAGTTGAATTTTTTGAGGGAGGTTCTCGGGTTCCACAGGAAAGAATTGATAATCTAAAAAGCAATTTTGGGGATTTAGTAGGGGATGGTGGTCCGAGAGCCACAAGAAGAAGTGGCGGTCCTGGTGGGGGTGATGGGCCTGGAGGGGGAGGCTCAAATGGTGATGGTGGAGGTACTCGAGGAGGAGGAACTCCAGGGGGCGATGGTAGCCCACCAAGAGGTAATGGTCCTGGTGGAAGCCATGCATCAGCAAGAGCTACTGCTCCAGATGCGCCCGATGTTCCAAGAACACGAGTACGGACACCAGGAAGAGCACCAAAAGTAAAGGGGGGTATTATTATTGGGGCACTTATTGCGGGCGTTGTTTTATTAGCTACCGGAGATGTCTATGCAGCAGGTCAATCTGTAAATCCTGCAGCAGAAACAACAGATGCCGTTGTGGAAGGAGGTGATGCTGGAGATGTCGCCTTAGGGATATTAAGTGATATATGGTATGCAACACCACCTGGAATGATTCACGGTTTAGGTAATCTAAATCAGGCAGCAATGGATGCATCACATTTTCCTGCCCCCGAGGGTTGGGTAGAACAACAGGTTGAACAGGGAAGAAATCCATTTTGTGCACTTTGCCATGGGCCTAATGCCCCTGCCAGACAACAACCAGGAGAAACGAGTCTATTTACCGATTTTGATACGTTCCAAACTGAAACTGATAGAGAAGCATTAGAGGCTTTTGTAAGATCGCTCGAATCAAGATAA